Genomic segment of Desulfarculaceae bacterium:
GGTGGTTTTTCATCTCCCGGCCCATGCGGGCGAACTCCGCCTCGCTGTCATAAACCACCGAAGTTTTCTTCCCCTTGATCTCCTCCAGGCTGTAGCCGAAGGCGGCGGAGAACTCGGGGTTGCAGTCGATGATCTTGCGCTCGGTGTCGGCCACCAGGATGGCGTCGCGGATGCTGGTGTAGAGCAGGCGGTATTTCCGCTCGCTCTCGGCCAAGGCCTTCTCGGCCTGTTTGCGTTCGCTGATGTCCTGGACCGTGCCGCTGACTTTGGTTACGACGCCGTGCTGGTCCTTTTGGGGGCGGCCGATGGTCTCGGCCCAGGTGATGGACCCGTCCCGCCGCCTGATGCGGAACTCCTCGCGGTAGGGGCGCCCCTGCTCCGCCGCCGCCTGCACGATCCGGTCGATGCGCTCCCAGTCGTCGGGATGAATGTGCTCCGCGTGATCCGCCCAGGAGGGAGGCTCCCGTTCCGGGTCGCGGTCGAAGATGCGGTACATCTCCGCCGACCAGAAGGCGGTGTCGTTGGCCACGTCGTAGTGCCAGGAGCCCACCCGGGCCAGCCCCTGGGCCTCTATCAGGGCGGCCTCGCTTTGGCGCAAGGCCTTTTCCGCCGCCCGCCTCTCGCTCAGGTCCCTGAGCGAGGCGCGGAAGGCCGGTCTGCCTTCCCACAAGGTATTGCGGGACCAAAGCTCCACCGGGACGGTGAGGCCGTCCGGGGTGAGCATGTCGATCTCTATGGGGTGGTCCTGGCCGTGAACCGGCACCCCGAACCGCTTGCCCACCAGCTCCTCGCCCCTGCGCTGGAGTATCTCCTCGGCGGCCGGGTTGGCCAGCAGGACGGTCCCCTCGGGGTCGAGCACCAGGATGCCGTCGGCGCTGTCGTGGATTACCCCGAGCATACTCTCGAGGCTCAGCTGATACTCGAGCTCTTTGCCCGCCAAGGCGGCTAGTTTCCCGCGCAGCGTGTTCAACGCGCTGATAAGTTCCGCTTTGGTCTTTTGCGAGTCGCTCAAAACAAAAGCCTTGTTGGGGGAATGCGGGCGTGGGCTAGATGGGCTCTAGCGGCAGTTCGTCGGTTAGCCCCAGGCCGTTTGCAGCCTTGGCGGCTTCGGAAAGATCGCCGATGACCCGCCTTTCGGGGGCGGGGGAGTTGCGCACCACGGCGGGGATGGCCAGGAGGTCGGCCGGGATGGGGGGCGCCGGCTTTGCCAAAATGTCGACGATGGTTATGTTGTAGCGGCCCGGCACGTAGTGCTCGCATAGCCTGCGCAGGACGTTTTCCGCCTTCTGCGCGATCTCGTTGGCTCCCGCGGTGTAGAGGGTGAATTGCCACTCCGGCGAGGAGCTCCCTTGGTAAGGGCTGGCTTGTCGGGTCATATTGCTCCGCCAAACTCCAACTTCGCGGGTTTCACCTCCGGGCCCTTGCCCGAAAGCAGGAGCTCCCAGACCCCTTGAGAGTGCGCTATCCCCCTGGCCTTGTGCACGTAAATGTATCTTTTGCGCTCGCCGGATTGGCGGTGATAGTTGATCACCACCCAGGTGTCCACGATGGAAGAGACCTCGGTCATGGATTGTTCGGGGCTGTACTCTCCCGGGACGAGGCAGGTCATCAGGGTATTGATACCCTGCATCTTGAAGAAGTCGATGAGCCTGGTGAGCATGGAGCGGATATCCCACTCGCTGCCGATGGGCAGGAAGCTGGTTATGGGGTCCATGACCACGGTGTCGGGCTTGAACTCGTCCACCAGGCGGTGAATCCGGAGCAGATGCTCCTCGAGGCCGAAGTTGGTGGGGCGCATGGGCTCCGTGAGCAAGGAGCCGTTTTCAATCCAACGGCCCAGGTCGATGCCCACCGAAGCCATGTTGCGCACGATCTGGCTGCTGGCTTCCTCGAAGGGCAGGTACAGGCAGCGGCCGCCTGCCGCGCAGGTTTTTTCGGCTATGCGGGCGGCCAGGGTGGACTTGCCGGTCCCGGCCACGCCCGAGATCATCACCGTGCTCCCCCGGTAGAAGCCCTTGCCGTCGAGCATCTGGTCCAGCCCCGCGACCCCGGTGGAGACGAACTCGTTGGAGGAAGGGAAGTCGAGGCTGATCGAGGTTATGGGCAGTACGGAAAGGCCGTCCGGGCTGATGAGGAAGGGGAACTCGTCCGCGCTGTGCGCCGAGCCGCGGCACTTGACCACCCGCATCCGGCGTTTGGACACCTGGCCTTGCACCCGGTGGTCCAGCAGGATCACGCAGTCGGTGGCGAACTCCTCCATGGTGAACCGGTGGTGGGACATGTCATGCAGTTCGCTGGTTATGACCGTGGTGATGCCCTGTTGCTTTGTCCACGCGATAACCCGGGCGAGCTCGTAACGGAGGTTTTGAGAATTCTTGTATTGCGCCAGAAGAGAATTGAGGTTGTCCAGGACCAGGCGCTTGGCCTTGATATCGGAAAGCCACCTCTCCAACATCGCCAAAAAACCGTCCAGGGTGTAATCGCCCGCCTGGGTGATACGCGATCCGGCAATGGGTACGTGCTCTATGCTCAGCTTGTTTTCGCCCAGGGCCCGGTTG
This window contains:
- the kaiC gene encoding circadian clock protein KaiC, which produces MDEVLRGGFPAGKTTLAIGGPGCGKTILAARFLGHGAVDHDEPGVFVSFEETKEDLTGNLSGLRLGLNRALGENKLSIEHVPIAGSRITQAGDYTLDGFLAMLERWLSDIKAKRLVLDNLNSLLAQYKNSQNLRYELARVIAWTKQQGITTVITSELHDMSHHRFTMEEFATDCVILLDHRVQGQVSKRRMRVVKCRGSAHSADEFPFLISPDGLSVLPITSISLDFPSSNEFVSTGVAGLDQMLDGKGFYRGSTVMISGVAGTGKSTLAARIAEKTCAAGGRCLYLPFEEASSQIVRNMASVGIDLGRWIENGSLLTEPMRPTNFGLEEHLLRIHRLVDEFKPDTVVMDPITSFLPIGSEWDIRSMLTRLIDFFKMQGINTLMTCLVPGEYSPEQSMTEVSSIVDTWVVINYHRQSGERKRYIYVHKARGIAHSQGVWELLLSGKGPEVKPAKLEFGGAI